The Vicia villosa cultivar HV-30 ecotype Madison, WI linkage group LG1, Vvil1.0, whole genome shotgun sequence genome includes a region encoding these proteins:
- the LOC131643287 gene encoding ATP synthase subunit beta, mitochondrial-like codes for MASRRIVSSLIRSSLRPSPSKSSITASTSRLRASPSPSAYFLNRATEYATAAAAAAPAPPPARKIPAADGKITDERTGKGAIGHICAIIGAVVDVRFEDGVPPILTALEVLEGSTRIVLEVAQHLGQGVVRTIAMEATEGAVRGWRVLNTGSPINVPVGRATLGRIMNVIGEPIDQKGDFKTEHYLPIHREAPAFVEQATEQQILVTGIKVVDLLAPYQRGGKIGLFGGAGVGKTVLIMELINNVAKAHGGFSVFAGVGERTREGNDLYREMIESGVIKLDDKQSESKCALVYGQMNEPPGSRARVGLTGLTVAEHFRDAEGQDVLLFIDNIFRFTQANSEVSALLGRIPSAVGYQPTLSTDLGDLQERITTTKKGSITSVQAIYVPADDLTDPAPATTFAHLDATTVLSRQISELGIYPAVDPLDSTSRMLSPLILGESHYETARGVQKVLQNYKNLQDIIAILGMDELSEDDKLTVARARKIQRFLSQPFHVAEVFTGAPGKYVDLKENIASFQGVLDGKYDALSEQAFYMVGGIEEVIAKGEKIAKENATS; via the exons ATGGCTTCACGGAGAATCGTTTCGTCTTTGATACGATCTTCCCTCCGTCCATCTCCATCCAAATCCTCCATCACCGCTTCAACATCCAGACTCCGTGCTTCTCCTTCCCCTTCCGCTTACTTTCTCAACCGTGCGACTGAGTATGCCACCGCCGCTGCCGCTGCAGCTCCCGCTCCTCCTCCGGCTAGGAAAATTCCCGCTGCTGATGGAAAGATTACTGATGAACGTACAGGGAAAGGTGCCATTGGACATATTTGTGCAATCATTGGTGCTGTGGTGGATGTGAGATTCGAAGATGGAGTGCCTCCGATCCTTACTGCGCTTGAGGTTCTTGAAGGCTCTACACGGATCGTGTTGGAGGTTGCTCAACATTTAGGCCAGGGTGTTGTTAGAACTATTGCTATGGAGGCTACTGAAGGTGCTGTTAGAGGATGGCGCGTGCTCAATACCGGTTCTCCCATCAAT GTTCCTGTTGGCAGGGCTACCCTTGGACGTATCATGAATGTTATCGGAGAGCCTATCGACCAGAAAGGCGATTTCA AAACCGAGCATTATTTGCCCATTCATAGAGAGGCTCCTGCTTTTGTTGAGCAAGCAACTGAGCAGCAGATCCTTGTTACTGGTATCAAG GTTGTTGATCTGCTTGCACCATACCAAAGAGGAGGAAAGATCGGGTTGTTTGGTGGTGCTGGTGTAGGAAAAACTGTGCTTATTATGGAACTTATCAACAATGTTGCTAAGGCTCATG GTGGTTTCTCTGTTTTCGCCGGTGTTGGAGAAAGAACCCGAGAGGGAAATGATTTGTACAGAGAAATGATTGAGAGTGGTGTCATTAAGTTGGATGATAAGCAG AGTGAAAGCAAATGTGCTCTTGTGTATGGTCAAATGAACGAGCCACCTGGTTCTCGTGCCCGTGTTGGACTCACTGGGCTCACTGTCGCTGAACACTTCCGTGATGCTGAAGGACAAGATGTCCTTCTTTTCATCGACAACATTTTCCGCTTTACTCAA GCAAACTCAGAGGTGTCTGCTTTGCTTGGTCGTATCCCATCTGCTGTTGGTTACCAACCAACATTGTCTACTGATCTTGGAGATCTTCAAGAGCGTATTACAACCACCAAAAAGGGTTCAATTACCTCTGTCCAAGCTATCTACGTGCCTGCTGATGATTTGACAGATCCTGCTCCTGCTACCACCTTTGCTCATTTGGATGCTACAACAGTGTTGTCAAGACAG ATCTCTGAGCTTGGTATCTATCCGGCTGTTGACCCGTTGGATTCCACATCTCGTATGCTTTCCCCACTTATTTTGGGCGAGTCACACTACGAAACCGCCCGTGGTGTACAGAAAGTACTTCAAAACTACAAGAATCTCCAAGATATCATTGCAATTTTGGGAATGGATGAGCTCAGTGAAGATGATAAACTAACTGTCGCCCGTGCTCGTAAAATTCAGCGATTCTTGAGCCAGCCTTTCCATGTGGCAGAAGTTTTCACTGGTGCCCCTGGCAAATACGTTGACTTGAAGGAGAACATTGCTAGTTTCCAG GGTGTGTTGGATGGAAAATACGACGCCCTTTCAGAGCAGGCATTTTACATGGTTGGTGGCATTgaagaggtcattgcaaaggGAGAGAAGATTGCAAAAGAAAATGCCACATCTTAA
- the LOC131643286 gene encoding ATP synthase subunit beta, mitochondrial, with protein sequence MASRRLVSSLIRSSLRRSSSKPSISASTSRLTSQSRGSPCGYLLNRVADYATSAAAAAAPPSPPPAKKEVPGGGKITDEFTGKGAIGHVCQVIGAVVDVRFEEGLPPILTALELLDHETRLVLEVAQHLGEGVVRTIAMDATEGVVRGWRVLNTGSPISVPVGRATLGRIMNVIGEPIDEKGELKTEHFLPIHREAPAFVEQATEQEILVTGIKVVDLLAPYQRGGKIGLFGGAGVGKTVLIMELINNVAKAHGGFSVFAGVGERTREGNDLYREMIESGVIKLGDKQSESKCALVYGQMNEPPGARARVGLTGLTVAEHFRDAEGQDVLLFVDNIFRFTQANSEVSALLGRIPSAVGYQPTLSTDLGGLQERITTTKKGSITSVQAIYVPADDLTDPAPATTFAHLDATTVLSRQISELGIYPAVDPLDSTSRMLSPLILGEAHYETARGVQKVLQNYKNLQDIIAILGMDELSEDDKLTVARARKIQRFLSQPFHVAEVFTGAPGKYVDLKENITSFQGVLDGKYDDLSEQSFYMVGGIEEVIAKAEKIAKESAASSS encoded by the exons ATGGCTTCACGCAGACTCGTATCGTCTCTGATTCGATCTTCTCTTCGTCGATCCTCGTCGAAACCCTCAATCTCCGCCTCAACATCGAGGCTCACTTCTCAATCCCGTGGTTCTCCTTGCGGCTACCTTCTTAATCGCGTAGCCGATTACGCCACTTCCGCCGCAGCTGCTGCCGCTCCTCCATCTCCGCCTCCAGCGAAAAAGGAGGTTCCTGGTGGTGGTAAAATCACCGATGAGTTCACTGGTAAGGGTGCGATCGGGCATGTTTGTCAGGTTATTGGTGCCGTCGTCGATGTCAGATTCGAGGAGGGTTTGCCTCCGATCTTGACTGCTCTTGAGCTTTTGGATCATGAGACACGGTTGGTGTTGGAAGTTGCGCAGCATTTGGGGGAGGGCGTTGTCAGAACTATTGCTATGGATGCTACTGAAGGTGTCGTTAGAGGGTGGCGTGTGCTCAACACTGGATCCCCTATCAGT GTTCCTGTCGGTAGGGCAACCCTTGGACGTATCATGAATGTTATTGGAGAGCCTATTGACGAGAAGGGTGAATTGA AAACTGAGCATTTTTTGCCAATCCATAGAGAAGCCCCCGCTTTTGTTGAGCAAGCAACTGAGCAGGAGATTCTTGTTACTGGTATCAAG GTTGTTGATTTGCTTGCACCATACCAAAGAGGAGGAAAGATTGGGTTGTTTGGTGGTGCTGGTGTAGGAAAAACTGTGCTTATTATGGAACTTATCAACAATGTTGCTAAGGCTCATG GTGGTTTCTCTGTTTTTGCTGGTGTTGGAGAAAGAACCCGAGAGGGTAATGATTTGTACAGAGAAATGATTGAGAGTGGTGTCATCAAGCTAGGTGATAAACAG AGCGAAAGCAAATGTGCTCTTGTGTATGGTCAAATGAACGAACCCCCTGGTGCCCGTGCCCGTGTTGGTCTTACTGGACTTACTGTTGCTGAGCACTTCCGTGACGCCGAAGGGCAAGATGTGCTTCTTTTTGTCGACAACATTTTCCGTTTTACTCAA GCTAACTCAGAGGTGTCTGCTTTACTTGGTCGTATCCCATCTGCTGTTGGTTACCAACCAACATTGTCTACTGATCTTGGAGGTCTTCAGGAGCGTATTACAACCACCAAAAAGGGTTCAATTACCTCTGTCCAAGCTATCTACGTGCCTGCTGATGATTTGACAGATCCTGCTCCTGCCACAACCTTTGCTCACTTGGATGCCACAACAGTGTTGTCACGACAG ATCTCTGAGCTTGGTATCTATCCTGCTGTCGATCCATTGGATTCTACATCTCGTATGCTTTCCCCACTTATTTTGGGGGAGGCCCACTATGAAACCGCTCGTGGTGTACAGAAAGTACTTCAAAACTACAAGAATCTTCAAGATATCATTGCAATTTTGGGAATGGATGAGCTCAGTGAGGACGATAAATTGACTGTTGCCCGTGCTCGTAAGATTCAGCGATTCTTGAGCCAGCCTTTCCATGTTGCAGAAGTCTTCACTGGTGCCCCTGGCAAATATGTTGACTTGAAGGAGAACATTACTAGTTTCCAG GGTGTGTTGGATGGCAAGTACGATGACCTCTCAGAGCAGTCATTTTACATGGTTGGTGGTAttgaagaagtcattgcaaaggcaGAGAAGATTGCCAAGGAATCAGCAGCATCTTCATCTTAA